The following coding sequences lie in one Vespula pensylvanica isolate Volc-1 chromosome 7, ASM1446617v1, whole genome shotgun sequence genomic window:
- the LOC122630669 gene encoding pachytene checkpoint protein 2 homolog: MDATDILHVEILQKSESALSEEEIRAMVHNKIIELDEVSLDVELPDILFTHAKDHIESVLCACNHEKTRMKIAGVNLQYHIYRMTETESAMSMIENGNEELPAANQWLLPSKEFHYLWENMYYDSDIKQNLLNFVETAVIFSDNKINPNIISWNKVVLLHGPPGSGKTSLCKALAQKIAIRFVHRFTFVHLIEINSHSLFSKWFSESGKLVMKLFEELKTLHNDSNRLVCILIDEVESLAHVRKSCVNGTEPTDSIRVVNALLTQLDQMKHYPNVLILTTSNMTEAIDLAFVDRADIKQYIGHPTEDSIYKIYSACIKELMRTGLIEQEQLFNLAYLKTHGYEETYETKRCLMLLEISKQSFGLSGRTLKKIPFLAKALFIHSKKSTLAQFLRAMHYAIEKQKDDVLEQ, from the exons atggATGCAACTGATATATTACACGTTGAAATCTTACAAAAATCTGAGAG cgCATTGTCAGAAGAGGAAATACGAGCAATGGTACATAACAAAATTATCGAATTGGATGAAGTATCATTAGATGTAGAATTAccagatattttatttactcatGCTAAAGATCATATTGAATCTGTATTATGCGCCTGTAATCATGAA AAAACTCGTATGAAAATTGCTGGAGTCAATTTACAATATCACATATATAGAATGACAGAAACTGAATCAGCAATGTCAATGATAGAAAATGGTAATGAAGAATTACCAGCGGCAAATCAATGGCTTTTACCTTCCaaagaatttcattatttgtGGGAAAACATGTATTATGATTctgatataaaacaaaat ttattaaattttgtgGAAACAGCAGTAATATTTtccgataataaaataaatcctaatattatatcatgGAACAAAGTAGTATTATTACATGGACCTCCAGGTAGTGGAAAGACCAGCTTGTGTAAGGCACTAGCTCAAAAAATTGCAATTCGTTTTGTGCATCGATTTACATTTGTgcatttaatagaaataaatagtcatagtttattttcaaaatggtTTTCTGAG agTGGAAAATTggtaatgaaattattcgaagaaCTTAAAACTCTTCACAATGATTCTAATCGATTAGTTTGTATTTTAATTGACGAAGTAGAATCATTGGCACATGTTCGTAAATCCTGCGTTAATGGGACTGAACCTACAGATTCCATACGTGTAGTAAATGCTTTGCTTACTCAATTGGATCAAATGAAACATTATCCAAATGTTTTAATTCTTACAACGAGTAATATGACCGAAGCCATTGACTTAGCATTTGTAGACCGTGcagatataaaacaatatatcgGTCATCCTACGGAagattctatatataaaatatatagtgcCTGTATAAAAGAACTAATGAGG ACTGGATTGATAGAGCAAgaacaattatttaatcttGCTTATCTCAAAACTCATGGTTATGAAGAAACTTATGAGACAAAACGCTGTTTAATGCTGCTGGAAATCAGTAAACAAAGTTTTGGACTGAGTGGACgtacattaaaaaagatacCATTTTTAGCAAAAGCTCTTTTTATACATTCAAAAAAATCTACATTGGCACAATTTTTGAGAGCAATGCATTATGCCATCGAAAAGCAGAAAGATGACGTGTtggaacaataa